In Nocardia sp. XZ_19_385, the sequence GGCCGGCCGCGGTCCCGGATCCTGCACCCGCTCTGGGAGCAGGTCGACGGCCGTCCGGTGGGCTGGATCGTCACCGGCCGGACCCCGATCAAGGTGCGCCACCTGGCCGCCAATCCGGTTGTGGCGTTCTCGTATTGGAGCCCGGCACAAAGTGTGGTGCAGGGCGAGGCCGTCGCGAGCTGGGTCGAAGACCTGGACACCAAGAAGCACGTCTGGGATCTGTTCATGACCACCCCACCACCGGTCGGCTACGACTTACGGCAGTTCGCGGCACCGAGCCACGACAGCCCCGACTTCGATATCCTGCGCCTGGATCCCGACCGGGTGCAGGTCCTCGACGGCGCCGACTTCGGCGTGAATTTCACCCCGCGCGTCGCGGTACTGAAGCTCTGAGCTCCTGCCGGATCTACGCCTGCGAAAGCCGCACCGGCACAACGACAGACAGGCGTAGATTCGGTGTGATGGAAGATTTCCTGGCTCAGTACTGCGCCGCCTCCGCGGCGCGCGATTTCGACACCATGATGAAAGCGGTCGCCCAGGACGCGGTGCTGGTCTCACCACTGTCCGGGCGCGCGGTGTTCCGCGGCCACGACGATCTCCGGATCCTGCTCACCGCGGTCTACTCGGCGCTGTCCGACAGCAGCTGGGAAGCCCCGATCGGCACCGGCGACCGTCGAGTCGTCATCGGGCACGCCAAGATCGGCCCGGTTCAGCTAACCGACGCCATGATCATCGATCTCGACGCCGATGGCCGAATCCGCCGCTTCGGCCCACACCTGCGCCCATGGCTGGCACTCACCCTCGTGGCCGTGCGACTGCTCCCGACGATGCTCCGCCATCCCGCGGTGATGCGCCGCTCGATGCAAACCCCTGACCGCACGTAGCGGTCAGTTCGCCGCCGCGCCG encodes:
- a CDS encoding pyridoxamine 5'-phosphate oxidase family protein, which produces MTTSFGDIADDFFRFTAEVVWCTITTVDGNGRPRSRILHPLWEQVDGRPVGWIVTGRTPIKVRHLAANPVVAFSYWSPAQSVVQGEAVASWVEDLDTKKHVWDLFMTTPPPVGYDLRQFAAPSHDSPDFDILRLDPDRVQVLDGADFGVNFTPRVAVLKL
- a CDS encoding nuclear transport factor 2 family protein, producing the protein MEDFLAQYCAASAARDFDTMMKAVAQDAVLVSPLSGRAVFRGHDDLRILLTAVYSALSDSSWEAPIGTGDRRVVIGHAKIGPVQLTDAMIIDLDADGRIRRFGPHLRPWLALTLVAVRLLPTMLRHPAVMRRSMQTPDRT